The Amycolatopsis nigrescens CSC17Ta-90 genomic interval CCACGCCGCTCGGTCTTCCGGTCAGGTTTCGGCGTGACTTCTCGGGGTTGCCGTGGTGTTCGCGTCAGGCTCGGCTGTGTCCTTGGCGGTGTGTACCTGGCCGACGATGGTGGCGTGTTCCAGGTCGGACGGTGGGCCGGGGTTCGAGCCCTGGCAGGCCGATCGTAGGTGCGATGATCAGGGGCCTGGCCGCATTCACGTCCACGCTGAGATCCGTGAACATGCGCGCCCCCGCACTTCGGGCACCGGTACTGGTTGCGGGGAAGTCTTCTGCGGCCGGCCACCCACTCCACGTTAGGAACGGGATCGCCGCTGGTCACTCGGCTGTTCCGGTCCGGACACCGACCGGGTGCGTCACCCCTCGCGTTGTAATTCGTCCTTGTGAGGCAACGTGGTTGACCCTCGTGGGTGGTCAGTCTCAGGGGTGGACCAGGGCTTCGGTGACGATCCTGGCGGTCTTCGAGGTGGAGGGCGGGCTGGTCAGGCTCGGCGGGCCGAGCCGGACGACCACGGTGTCCGAGCCGGGGTCGACCTGGACGGTCTGGCCGCCGAGGCCCTGGGCCCAGTACATGTCCTGCGGGGCGGAAGGGATGAGCTGGGTGTGCGGGGCGTTGGCGCTGTCTTCGCGGGTCATGGGGGAGCCCACGCTGGCGACGGGGCCGAGCCGGTTGAGCCACCAGAGGTAGCCGTAGGCGGTGGTGAGGTCCTGCGACGGCTTTCCGGTGGCGTCGCCGACCCACTGCTCGGATACGACCTGGGTGTCGTTCCAGTGCCCGTTGCGCAGGAAGAGGTAGCCGAAGCGGGCCATGTCCTGGCAGGTGGACTGCATGCCGAAGAACATGTTGGTGTTGACGGCCCGGTCCCGGGTCAGGTCCGTGTGCTGCATGCCCAGCGGCTCGAAGAGCTTCTTCTCGGCGTAGTCGGCGGGTGCGTCGCCGGTGGCCGTTTGGAGCACGTCGTCGAGGGTCTGGATGGCGGTGTTGTTGTAGGCCCACACCTCGCCGGGAGGCACGTCCTGCGGCTGGGAGACGGCGAAGGCCGTCCGATCCGGCGCCGCGAAGACCTGGCCGGTATCGGTGACCAGGTCCTTCCAGTGGCGGCCGGAGTCGTTGCTCAGCAGGTCCTTGACCGTGACGTCGGCCGACGGGGTACCGACCCAGGAGGGAAGGTATTTCGACGCCGCGTCGTCGATGCTGAGCTTTTGCTCGGCCTGTGCGATCCCGACCAGGGTGCTCGATACCGACTTGGTCGCCGAGAACACCTCCTGGGTGGACTCGGGACCGGTGTCGTTCCAGTACCAGTCGGCGACCAGCCGCCCGTGCCGGACGACCGCGAGGCAGTTCGACTTGTCCGCCTTCAATTCTTCGGCTATCTGCGCCAGCTTGGCC includes:
- a CDS encoding serine hydrolase domain-containing protein — encoded protein: MLVSVRRRVFAVAAAAVMMAGVAVASNDSAFAGRVDDGPYPGAEWERGDPAAAGFDPAKLAQIAEELKADKSNCLAVVRHGRLVADWYWNDTGPESTQEVFSATKSVSSTLVGIAQAEQKLSIDDAASKYLPSWVGTPSADVTVKDLLSNDSGRHWKDLVTDTGQVFAAPDRTAFAVSQPQDVPPGEVWAYNNTAIQTLDDVLQTATGDAPADYAEKKLFEPLGMQHTDLTRDRAVNTNMFFGMQSTCQDMARFGYLFLRNGHWNDTQVVSEQWVGDATGKPSQDLTTAYGYLWWLNRLGPVASVGSPMTREDSANAPHTQLIPSAPQDMYWAQGLGGQTVQVDPGSDTVVVRLGPPSLTSPPSTSKTARIVTEALVHP